Proteins encoded together in one Astatotilapia calliptera chromosome 7, fAstCal1.2, whole genome shotgun sequence window:
- the LOC113027234 gene encoding LIM/homeobox protein LMX-1.2-like yields MEKRESNSKANSTTYLKMLNDFKMKDQLRSDTSSLDGKIGADFRQQAVCEGCAQIISDRFLMRVNGASWHQKCLQCAACQQPLTDTCYFRDTKPYCKSDYQQLFAVECSNCLGKIAPTEFVMRALDSVYHLSCFCCCVCQRQLCKGDEFVLKKGQLLCKTDYERERALLSTLSTDITDSDKNEDEDEDVKSEKTLSVRKCSSDSKEPLRPKRPRTILTTPQQRAFKASFEVSSKPCRKVRETLAAETGLSVRVVQVWFQNQRAKMKKLARRQQQQQEQHNSQRLGQGIDFIHDIDSETSLTSLNDCFMATPDEASLHERVGNTIDCLHSMQSSYFLRHIISFSSSQPTIPPTKLWTVSPQ; encoded by the exons ATGGAGAAGCGCGAGTCGAACAGCAAGGCTAACTCCACTACCTATTTAAAGATGTTGAATGACTTTAAAATGAAGGATCAACTGCGGAGCGATACCAGTTCTTTGGATGGTAAGATCG GCGCTGACTTTCGACAGCAGGCCGTGTGTGAGGGCTGCGCGCAGATCATTTCAGACCGTTTCCTGATGAGGGTCAATGGCGCGTCCTGGCACCAGAAGTGCCTTCAGTGCGCTGCGTGCCAGCAACCGCTCACCGACACCTGCTACTTCAGAGACACAAAGCCGTACTGCAAGAGCGACTACCAACA GTTGTTTGCTGTGGAGTGCAGCAACTGTCTTGGAAAGATAGCGCCCACAGAGTTTGTTATGCGAGCTCTGGACAGTGTTTACCATCtcagctgcttctgctgctgtgtctgccAGCGCCAGCTGTGTAAAGGAGATGAGTTTGTACTGAAAAAAGGTCAGCTGCTGTGCAAGACTGactatgagagagagagggcccTGCTCAGTACACTCAGTACAGACATCACAGACTCAG ATAAGAATGAGGATGAGGACGAGGATGTGAAATCAGAAAAAACCCTATCAGTCAGGAAATGCAGCAGTGACAGCAAAGAACCCCTAAGGCCCAAACGCCCACGCACCATCCTGACCACCCCGCAGCAGAGAGCCTTTAAGGCCTCTTTTGAGGTTTCTTCAAAACCCTGCAGAAAG GTAAGAGAGACCCTGGCTGCAGAGACTGGACTTAGTGTTCGTGTGGTCCAAGTCTGGTTCCAGAACCAGAGAGCAAAG atgaAGAAGTTAGCCCGCagacaacagcaacagcaggagCAACACAACAGCCAAAGGCTAGGCCAAG GTATTGACTTCATCCATGACATTGACAGTGAGACCTCTCTGACAAGTCTAAATGATTGCTTCATGGCCACTCCAGATGAAGCCTCTTTACATGAAAGGGTGGGGAACACCATTGACTGTCTTCACTCCATGCAAAGCTCATACTTCTTAAGACACATCATCAGTTTCAGTTCTTCTCAGCCCACCATACCTCCTACCAAGCTGTGGACGGTGAGCCCACAATAG